A region from the Rhizoctonia solani chromosome 13, complete sequence genome encodes:
- a CDS encoding FAD-dependent oxidoreductase codes for MPHPSVLILGAGCFGLSTAYELLQRGYQNVTIIDRASELPAPDAASTDLNKIVRSAYRNRAYTRLALESIRDWKTGDWDNAYHESGVLVCGGADGTIYSKAAHENDLAAGCRVELLPKVTDVRRCFPAGVALGEIAAAKDENSGLARNWAYFNKDGGWVAATVGMKALLRRARTYEGRGLTILTGHRVTGLEIDQQGQAVGVKVTTNGNEEIFSADVLVLATGAWSSSLFPDESFGLAKLMQATGHTSLTVQLTPEEYEIYKNVPTLFDKETDLYTMPPTPSGLLKWGLHHKGAVSAHSVSTPRTGVSKDNDSPLDSTARVGVDGAGASCAVPKRMLKPMRDAMRKLYPDIADRDFASSRICWYADTSDEDWIVDYHPDHPRLLLATGGSGHGFKFLPVLGRVIADRLENKLDVESRDLFSFTRVRSDEHVERAGESFEIVEEELTIPTDLKAK; via the exons ATGCCCCATCCATCCGTTTTAATTCTAGGCGCAGGATGCTTCGGACTTTCAACTGCTTATGAACTCCTTCAGCGCGGTTACCAAAACGTAACCATCATTGACCGGGCCAGCGAGCTTCCCGCTCCAGATGCTGCTTCGACAG ACTTGAACAAAATTGTCCGTTCTGCTTATCGAAACCGCGCATACACACGGCTCGCGTTGGAATCCATTCGGGATTGGAAAACAGGAGACTGGGATAATGCCTACCACGA GTCAGGCGTTCTGGTTTGCGGAGGTGCCGACGGCACGATCTACTCGAAAGCAGCGCACGAAAACGACTTAGCTGCTGGATGTAGGGTGGAATTGTTGCCCAAAGTAACAGACGTCAGGCGGTGTTTTCCTGCTGGAGTAGCACTCGGTGAAATTGCAGCCGCGAAAGATGAAAACAGTGGGCTCGCGCGGAATTGGGCGTATTTCAACAAAGATGGGGGATGGGTAGCCGCGACAGTGGGGATGAAGGCGCTCCTGAGGCGTGCTCGTACGTATGAGGGTCGAGGATTGACCATTTTGACCGGGCACCGGGTGACTGGATTGGAGATCGACCAGCAAGGTCAGGCCGTGGGGGTAAAAGTAACTACAAATGGCAACGAAGAGATTTTTTCTGCCGATGTACTTGTTTTGGCTACGGGGGCCTGgtcttcttccttgttcccagATGAATCATTTGGATTAGCGAAACTGATGCAGGCGACAGG ACATACATCCCTGACCGTCCAGCTCACACCGGAAGAGTACGAGATTTACAAAAATGTACCCACCCTGTTTGACAAGGAAACCGATTTGTATACTATGCCA CCGACTCCATCCGGTCTGCTCAAATGGGGGCTACATCACAAGGGGGCTGTTTCGGCCCACAGCGTTTCAACCCCTCGAACAGGAGTCTCCAAGGACAATGATTCGCCACTTGATTCCACGGCTCGAGTCGGAGTGGACGGAGCTGGCGCGTCATGTGCAGTCCCGAAGCGTATGTTGAAGCCCATGCGTGATGCGATGAGGAAGTTGTACCCAGATATTGCCGACCGAGACTTTGCTTCGAGCCGGATTTGTTGG TACGCAGATACAAGCGATGAGGATTGGATCGTTGATTATCATCCTGACCACCCTCGTTTGCTCCTGGCTACCGGCGGCTCGGGCCATGGATTCAAA TTCCTGCCTGTTCTTGGCCGAGTTATCGCCGACCGACTTGAGAACAAGTTGGACGTCGAGTCACGAGATCTCTTTTCATTCACCAGAGTCCGCTCTGATGAACATGTGGAGCGCGCTGGAGAGAGCTTCGAGATTGTGGAAGAGGAACTAACTATTCCCACCGACCTGAAAGCGAAGTGA
- a CDS encoding cytochrome P450 family protein gives MSNLVVPVVLGSTVVWLAVKTMAIGKRETYLPPGPPTVPLLGNLHEFPKTEAHLKLTEWARIYGGMYSLKMGPGTAIVITDVAAVKELMDKRSQSTVDRPPNHMADLVAGGMNMVLSRYTEDWRTLRRASHAILTQQACAGHLPIQRAEAAQLLHDCLTTPEKFYTHIRRYSSSVILSVLFGKRAPRFETKEVTDFFNAQHSWEEVLEPGAHPPMDLIPILKHVPEALASWKTLCKKTRKLQRDLYFGLLEETERRIANHQENNCFMEQVLARQQEFGMSRELVGYLGGVLLEGGSDTTSSFLQTLVLGLTAFPDVQKKAQAEIDSVVGSDHAPTPEDFDRLPYIQAIIKECHRWRPVAPLAIPHGTIQEETYRGYRIPAGSTIFVNNWGMFHDPEVYERPDDFWPDRFLQNEFGTKPGVDNTDRRTNMAFGSGRRFCPGVHLANNSLMLNTMNMVWAFDFSLATDPDTGNPIPVDIHDYAKGILTCPNPFKCKITPRSAHHAEIIEHDFAAAGPAFEPFERDLREEDLAYIATQRK, from the exons ATGTCGAATCTTGTCGTTCCCGTTGTTCTCGGCTCAACCGTTGTATGGCTCGCCGTCAAGACAATGGCTATCGGGAAGCGAGAGACTTATCTCCCTCCCGGTCCTCCCACCGTCCCGTTGCTGGGTAATTTACATGAATTTCCTAAGACCGAAGCCCATTTAAA ACTGACTGAATGGGCTCGCATCTACGGTGGAATGTACTCC TTGAAGATGGGCCCTGGCACAGCTATAGTCATTACCGATGTTGCTGCCGTCAAGGAACTTATGGACAAGCGCTCGCAGTCAACGGTCGATCGTCCCCCCAACCACATGGCCGACTTGGTAGCTGGTGGAATGAACATGGTATTGTCCCGTTACA CCGAGGACTGGCGTACTCTTCGTCGTGCATCCCATGCAATCTTGACCCAGCAAGCCTGTGCCGGACATCTCCCTATCCAACGTGCAGAGGCTGCGCAGCTCCTGCATGATTGCCTTACTACTCCCGAG AAATTCTATACCCACATTCGCCGTTATTCGTCATCTGTCATCCTTTCAGTATTGTTCGGAAAGCGTGCACCCCGTTTTGAAACCAAAGAGGTTACCGACTTCTTCAATGCTCAACACAGCTGGGAAGAAGTCCTCGAGCCTG GTGCTCACCCGCCAATGGATCTCATCCCTATCTTGAAACACGTTCCAGAAGCCCTTGCTTCGTGGAAGACACTTTGCAAGAAGACTCGCAAGCTCCAACGTGATCTATACTTCGGTCTCCTCGAGGAAACTGAGCGACGTATCGCTAATCATCAAGAAAACAACTGCTTCATGGAGCAAGTTTTAGCCCGTCAGCAGGAGTTTGGCATGAGCCGTGAGCTCGTTGGCTACCTTGGTGGCGTCCTATTGGAAGGTGGCTCGGATACTACCAGCTCTTTCCTCCAAACGCTTGTACTTGGTCTCACAGCTTTCCCCGACGTTCAAAAGAAGGCTCAG GCCGAGATTGACTcggttgttggctctgatcATGCTCCTACCCCTGAGGACTTTGACCGGCTTCCTTACATCcaagccatcatcaaggAATGCCACCGCTGGCGTCCGGTCGCGCCCCTCGCAATTCCTCACGGCACCATCCAGGAAGAGACC TACCGAGGTTACCGCATTCCCGCCGGCTCGACAATTTTCGTGAATAACTGGGGAATGTTCCACGACCCTGAAGTCTACGAGCGTCCCGACGACTTCTGGCCCGATCGCTTCTTGCAAAACGAGTTTGGTACCAAGCCTGGCGTCGACAATACCGATCGCAGGACCAACATGGCCTTTGGCAGCGGTCGTCGATTCTGCCCTGGTGTCCACCTAGCTAACAACAGCTTG ATGCTGAACACCATGAATATGGTCTGGGCGTTTGATTTCAGCCTTGCTACTGATCCCGACACTGGAAACCCTATCCCTGTGGATATCCACGATTATGCAAAG GGTATCTTGACGTGCCCGAATCCCTTCAAATGCAAGATTACTCCTCGCAGCGCCCACCATGCTGAAATCATCGAGCATGACTTTGCTGCGGCTGGGCCCGCATTCGAACCCTTTGAACGGGATTTGCGCGAGGAAGACCTCGCATATATTGCCACTCAGCGCAAGTAA
- a CDS encoding 3-methylcrotonyl-CoA carboxylase beta subunit has protein sequence MLRLSRVHDASRLPSLLSTTSPDFVEKAEAMDALVSKYEELVGAAREGGGAKAQERMRSKGKKTPRERIALLLDPHSPFLELSSLAAYDLYDNSVPGAGIITGIGRINGRECVIVCNDATVKGGSYFPMTVKKHLRAQEIAMQNGLPCVYLVESGGAALPHQASVFPDREHFGRIFYNMAQMSRMGIPQISVVHGISVAGGAYVPAMADENIIVRQQGRIFLAGPPLVKAATGEVVDDETLGGGDMHSSESGVTDHLARDDAHAIEIARACIADLGNGGWVANPPLKVPEEPLYSARDLHGIVGTDVRQGFDMRDVIARIVDGSSFREFKKEYGPTILTGFAHIHGYPVGIIANNGILFSPSALKATHFIELCSQRKIPLLFLVNVTGYMVGSKAERGGIAKDGAKMVRAVACVDVPKLTVIVGGSFGAGNYGMCGRAYSPRFLWMWPNAKVSVMGSGQLSEVMATVSKDPAQHASLKAEIEDQSTSLYATSRLWDDGIIRPQDTRDVVGLGLALAARERRPSSNSAQSGTAEGAFGVFRM, from the exons ATGCTCAGGCTGAGTCG TGTTCACGATGCATCGAGGTTGCCTTCTTTACTGTCGACAACCAGCCCAGACTTTGTTGAAAAGGCGGAAGCAATGGATGCGCTG GTTTCGAAGTATGAAGAATTAGTTGGCGCCGCCCGTGAGGGAGGCGGAGCAAAAGCCCAAGAAAGAATGCGCTCGAAAGGGAAGAAGACACCACGAGAGAG AATCGCCTTGTTGCTCGACCCACATTCGCCATTCTTGGAATTGTCATCGCTGGCAGCGTATGATCTATACGACAACAGCGTCCCTGGGGCTGGCATAATTACTGGGATAGGGAGAATCAACGGTCGAGAATGTGTAATTGTTTGCAATGACGCCACGGTGAAGGGCGGAAGTTATTTTCCTATGACA GTCAAGAAACACTTGCGAGCCCAGGAAATTGCCATGCAAAATGGGCTACCCTGCGTTTATCTCG TCGAATCTGGGGGTGCGGCGTTGCCCCATCAAGCAAGCGTCTTTCCTGATCGAGAGCACTTTGGACGCATCTTCTATAATATGGCCCAAATGAGTAGGATGGGAATTCCACAG ATCAGTGTTGTTCATGGAATTAGTGTCGCTGGTGGTGCATATGTCCCCGCCATGGCCGATGAAAACATCATAGTTCGGCAACAAG GCCGAATCTTCTTAGCTGGTCCACCCCTTGTAAAAGCAGCAACCGGAGAAGTTGTTGACGATGAAACGCTTGGGGGTGGCGACATGCATTCTTCTGAATCAGGTGTCACTGATCATCTTGCGCGCGACGATGCGCATGCTATTGAAATAGCTCGAGCATGCATTGCTGATCTCGGAAATGGAGGCTGGGTTGCCAATCCA CCTCTCAAGGTGCCAGAGGAGCCCCTATATTCTGCTCGTGATCTTCATGGGATTGTTGGCACAGATGTGCGTCAAGGATTTGATATGCGAGATGTCATTGCCAGGATCGTAGATGGTTCGAGCTTCCGTGAATTTAAGAAAGAATACGGTCCCACCATCCTTACG GGGTTCGCGCATATTCATGGCTATCCCGTTGGGATCATAGCCAACAATGGGATTTTGTTTTCGCCTTCTGCATTGAAGGCGACCCATTTCATCGAGTTGTGCTCTCAGCGGAAAATCCCGCTTCTGTTCCTGGTTAATGTTACTG ggtatatgGTCGGCTCAAAGGCGGAGCGCGGTGGGATAGCTAAGGACGGCGCGAAGATGGTCCGAGCAGTTGCTTGTGTTGACGTGCCAAAGTTAACTGTGATCGTCGGCGGATCGTTTGGTGCTGGCAACTACG GGATGTGCGGGCGTGCT TACTCTCCGCGATTTCTGTGGATGTGGCCT AACGCGAAGGTATCTGTGATGGGATCCGGTCAACTATCCGAGGTGATGGCCACTGTATCAAA GGACCCCGCACAACATGCTTCACTAAAGGCTGAAATTGAAGATCAATCCACGTCATTGTATGCGACTTCCCGATTATGGGATGATGGTATCATTCGCCCTCAAGACACTAGAGATGTTGTTGGACTAGGCCTCGCTCTTGCGGCAAGAGAAAGGCGCCCAAGCTCGAACTCTGCCCAGTCTGGCACGGCTGAGGGAGCTTTTGGTGTATTCCGCATGTAA
- a CDS encoding carbohydrate esterase family 16 protein: MILNTKAVALLTLTLGARAIATKIDPPYNDGIHLAISPTCGAPSTNGSVVDVNAGLYALSEYKTIVSFGDSFTSSGKSDGSEPDPPVQTGTSPRYGGRFANGYVWIENLANDTGAHLLDYAVPGAVTDTAIWPSKATEAHSFSKWQFSKSHSFNPKTTLYSVFFGINDFSASARDGDHMLEAADALLGQVKLLIGSPIGARSFLVVDDYGRGTHTASGLSFKTRVFNGLSELREKSPELRFAYVDFAYLWDAVLKTPGHQAFGYNSTGYCTPSSTSTVGACADPAHTFYWINGYDAHTYV, translated from the exons ATGATTCTCAATACCAAGGCTGTCGCTTTACTCACCCTCACTTTAGGAGCCCGAGCAATTGCCACTAAAATTGACCCACCCTATAACGATGGAATTCATCTCGCCATTTCCCCTACGTGCGGTGCCCCCAGTACCAATGGAAGCGTGGTAGATGTAAATGCTGGGCTATATGCTCTATCGGAGTATAAAACTATTGTTAGTTTTGGGGACTCATTCACCTCTAGTGGTAAATCCGATGGTTCGGAACCAGACCCCCCAGTACAAACTGGCACGAGCCCCAGA TATGGCGGGAGATTCGCAAATGGTTATG TTTGGATCGAAAACTTAGCTAACGACACGGGTGCACATCTGCTAGACTATGCA GTTCCTGGAGCTGTTACTGACACAGCGATATGGCCAAGTAAAGCGACAGAAGCTCATTCGTTCAGCAAGTGGCAATTTTCCAAA TCGCACAGCTTCAACCCCAAAACGACACTTTATAGCGTTTTCTT TGGTATCAATGACTTTTCAGCAAGTGCCAGAGATGGCGACCATATGCTTGAAGCAGCTGACGCCCTTCTCGGTCAAGTTAAATTGCTGATAGGCTCTCCTATTGGTGCAAGATCGTTCCTTGTCGTAGATGACTATGGCCGAG GAACACATACCGCGAGTGGGCTATCGTTCAAG ACTCGAGTGTTCAATGGCCTGTCTGAGTTGCGCGAGAAGAGCCCTGAGTTGCGGTTCGCTTACGTTG ATTTCGCATACCTATGGGATGCCGTACTCAAAACTCCTGGACACCAAGCATTTGGATACAATAGCACGGGGTACTGTACTCCAAGTAGTACTTCTACCGTTGGGGCATGCGCAGACCCAGCTCACACATTTTACTGGATCAATGGGTATGATGCACATACGTATGTTTGA
- a CDS encoding chitinase, producing the protein MQLALLLSAISLYAGATSATEVMHRPADFNYKYNPNTSVKLGLSLDLNLGNGCTFEKGGKVNIAYFTNWGIYGRKFTPLDINIDSLTHIYYAFADTDPETGRASLTDLWADQQITYPGDDNTAAGNNLYGNLKQLYLLKQKKRSLKTILSFGGWTYSQAGHFNFATNATSRATFVKTAIQLLEDNGFDGLDIDWEYPAAGEQADAFVALLKETRAGLDAHAKSKGDTVPYQLNAAVPAGAQNYQNLKVKDMDKYLNYWTLMGYDYSGSWSSVSDYQANVYGGAISGVSTSASTEWYLKNGASRNKFAIGMPIYGRGFENTDGIFKPFNGTGPGTWEAGVYDYKALPFPNATVYNDMKNISSYSYDPIKKELISYDTPVVAAAKAKWVSKQGLAGAMFWELSADKNGTDSLVWTVAKTMAKLDNTQNHLNYPGSQFDNVKAGMKTVSKRGHKVKAKYF; encoded by the exons ATGCAACTCGCTCTTTTACTATCTGCGATATCCCTCTATGCGGGAGCGACTTCGGCAACTGAAGTAATGCACCGACCGGCAGACTTCAACTACAAGTACAATCCCAATACCTCTGTCAAACTTGGCCTATCTCTCGACTTGAACCTGGGGAACGGGTGTACTTTTGAGAAGGGGGGCAAGGTCAACATCGCTTACTTTACCAACTGGGGCATTTACGGGCGGAAATTCA CTCCGCTCGACATCAACATCGACTCGCTGACGCATATCTACTATGC CTTTGCCGATACCGACCCTGAGACAGGTCGCGCCTCGTTGACGGATCTCTGGGCAGACCAGCAGATTACAT ATCCTGGCGATGACAACACCGCCGCCGGAAACAACCTCTAC GGAAACCTCAAGCAACTCTACCTTCTCAAGCAGAAGAAGCGTTCTCTCAAGACCATTCTCTCCTTCGGAGGCTGGACCTACTCCCAGGCCGGACACTTCAACTTTGCGACAAACGCGACGAGCCGTGCCACGTTTGTCAAGACTGCGATCCAGCTGCTTGAAGACAATGGCTTTGATGGACT TGACATCGATTGGGAATACCCAGCTGCGGGAGAACAGGCCGATGCGTTTGTCGCGCTCCTGAAGGAGACTCGCGCCGGACTGGATGCTCATGCCAAGAGCAAGGGCGATACCGTTCCCTACCAGCTCAAC GCCGCTGTTCCCGCTGGTGCGCAAAACTACCAGAACCTCAAGGTCAAAGACATGGACAAGTACCTCAACTACTGGACTTTGATGGGATACGACTACTCGGGCTCTTGGTCTTCTGTC AGCGATTATCAAGCCAACGTCTACGGAGGCGCCATCTCGGGTGTATCGACCAGCGCAAGCACGGAATGGTACCTCAAGAACGGAGCGAGCAGGAACAAGTTTGCGATCGGTATGCCCATTTACGGCCGCGGTTTCGAAAACACGGATGGGATCTTCAAGCCTTTTAACGGAACTGGACCTG GTACTTGGGAGGCTGGTGTCTATGATTACAAGGCTCTTCCGTTCCCCAATGCGACCGTGTACAACGATATGAAGAACATCTCGAGCTACAGCTACGATCCTATCAAGAAGGAGCTGATTTCGTACGATACGCCCGTCGTCGCGgctgccaaggccaagtGGGTGTCCAAGCAAGGACTCGCCGGAG CCATGTTCTGGGAGCTCTCTGCGGACAAGAACGGTACAGACAGTCTCGTGTGGACTGTAGCCAAGACCATGGCCAAGCTCGACAACACCCAGAACCACTTGAACTACCCCGGTTCGCAGTTTGACAATGTCAAGGCGGGCATGAAGACTGTTTCGAAGCGCGGACACAAGGTCAAGGCCAAGTACTTTTAA
- a CDS encoding G-patch domain protein, with protein MSDEEDDYLSDKFLASLEAPKPDASNASYAERRRIAQRESERKRLEGRIKSRREMEEEARREGLSRSLFEKESATEGEQPSNKAMSMMLKMGFKPGESLGRKEEPVKPPSDDAKDEKTGEISSEQIKSGHLTEPLPLAVWAGRKGLGLGKRAMSPPLGGSSKAAKAGDYEERRDEGRLRAALRTCANLDEGHGVKFNVLRLNPSDPSSIPELLYDLLTRAPSGAIEDNSLHAKPGYHVPVGESEFDEGLGLGTDRAIAARLKEQMKADSLRPLKESNEDFVAMRDAVKGDAPRAQVADDQIDFDQETVDAAKEYIQKNASISVRLYFK; from the exons ATGTCCGACGAAGAAGACGACTATCTATCTGACAAGTTTTTGGCATCTCTGGAAGCTCCCAAGCCAGACGCATCCAATGCCAGCTATGCCGAGCGCCGTCGAATCGCCCAGCGCGAATCTGAGCGTAAACGACTGGAGGGTCGTATCAAGTCACGTCGCGAAATGGAAGAGGAGGCTCGTCGAGAAGGATTGAGCCGGAGTCTTTTTGAAAAAGAGAGCGCCACCGAGGGCGAACAGCCTTCCAATAAGGCCATGTCGATGATGCTTAAAATGGGATTCAAGCCTGGTGAATCGCTTGGTAGAAAGGAGGAACCGGTCAAACCACCGAGTGATGATGCAAAGGATGAAAAAACAGGGGAAATTTCTTCTGAGCAAATCAAGTCTGGGCATCTTACTGAGCCTTTACCTCTTGCCGTCTGGGCAG GCAGGAAAGGTCTAGGATTGGGTAAACGAGCAATGTCTCCACCACTCGGTGGCTCGTCCAAAGCTGCAAAAGC GGGTGATTACGAAGAGCGGAGAGATGAAGGGCGTCTGCGCGCTGCACTGAGGACTTGTGCCAATTTAGATGAAGGCCACGGCGTCAAG TTTAATGTTCTTCGATTGAATCCGTCTGACCCGTCGTCTATCCCTGAACTCCTTTATGACTTGCTCACGCGGGCGCCCTCGGGTGCCATTGAGGACAATTCCCTGCACGCCAAGCCTGGGTACCATGTGCCCGTTGGCGAATCCGAATTCGACGAAGGCTTAGGACTGGGGACTGACAGAGCTATTGCTGCCAGGTTAAAAGAACAAATGAAGGCTGACAGTCTAAGGCCTCTGAAGGAATCCAACGAAGATTTTGTTGCAATGCGAGATGCTGTGAAGGGCGATGCTCCCAGAGCACAAGTTGCCGACGACCAAATAGACTTTGACCAGGAGACCGTGGACGCTGCCAAAGAATATATACAGAAGAATGCAAGTATTTCCGTTAGACTCTACTTTAAGTAA
- a CDS encoding chitinase: MQLVLLLSAVSLYTGAASAAQIMHRPDGYKGNPKTPTKPSDHFKAGKGCDFEKGGKVNIGYFPNWGIYGRAYKPSDIDTDSLTHVYYAFADTDPTTGQALLTDLWADQQITYPGDDNTAPGNNLYGNLKQLYLLKQKKRSLKTILSFGGWTYSQAGHFNFATNATSRATFVKTAIQLLEDNGFDGLDIDWEYPAAGEQADAFVALLKETREGLDAHAKSKGDKVPYELNAAVPAGPQNYQNLKVEEMDKYLTYWALMAYDYSGGWSTVSDYLANVYGGAFSGVSTSESTKWYLKNGANKKKFVIGMPIYGRGFQNTNGIFQSFEGVGPGTWEAGVYDYKALPFPNATVHHDHKNISSYSYDSVKKELISYDTPVITAKKCDWLSRQGLAGAMFWELSADKTGTESLVWTAAKTMGKLDNTPNHLSYPGSKFDNVKAEMKDTSKRGHKVKAKYF, translated from the exons ATGCAACTCGTTCTTTTACTGTCTGCAGTATCACTCTATACTGGGGCAGCTTCAGCTGCTCAAATCATGCACCGACCTGACGGCTATAAAGGCAACCCTAAAACACCCACCAAACCTTCTGATCATTTCAAGGCAGGTAAAGGGTGTGACTTCGAAAAGGGAGGCAAAGTCAATATTGGCTATTTCCCTAATTG GGGCATCTATGGCCGTGCCTATA AACCATCCGACATTGATACTGACTCATTGACTCATGTCTATTATGC CTTTGCCGACACGGATCCTACGACCGGTCAGGCGCTCTTAACGGACCTGTGGGCCGACCAACAAATCACTT ATCCTGGTGATGACAATACCGCCCCTGGAAACAACCTCTAT GGAAATCTCAAGCAGCTCTACCTTCTCAAGCAGAAGAAGCGTTCCCTCAAGACCATTCTCTCCTTCGGAGGCTGGACCTACTCCCAGGCTGGACACTTCAACTTTGCGACAAATGCGACGAGCCGTGCCACGTTTGTCAAGACTGCGATCCAGCTGCTTGAAGACAATGGCTTTGATGGACT TGATATCGATTGGGAATACCCAGCTGCGGGAGAACAGGCCGATGCGTTTGTCGCGCTCCTCAAGGAGACTCGGGAAGGATTGGATGCACACGCTAAAAGCAAGGGAGATAAGGTACCATATGAGCTCAAT GCTGCGGTGCCTGCTGGTCCGCAGAACTATCAGAACCTCAAAGTCGAGGAGATGGACAAATACTTAACCTACTGGGCCTTAATG GCTTATGACTATTCCGGCGGTTGGTCTACAGTC AGTGACTACTTGGCTAATGTGTACGGGGGTGCCTTCTCCGGAGTATCCACCAGCGAAAGTACCAAGTGGTACTTGAAGAATGGAGCGAACAAGAAGAAGTTTGTAATTG GAATGCCCATCTACGGTCGTGGTTTCCAAAACACAAATGGCATCTTCCAGTCTTTCGAGGGAGTTGGCCCTG GTACCTGGGAAGCTGGTGTATACGACTACAAGGCTCTCCCATTCCCCAACGCGACTGTTCACCACGATCACAAGAATATCTCAAGCTACAGCTACGATTCGGTGAAGAAGGAGCTCATCTCGTATGATACACCTGTAATCACAGCTAAGAAATGCGACTGGCTGTCTCGCCAAGGGCTGGCTGGAG CTATGTTCTGGGAACTGTCCGCGGATAAAACCGGTACTGAAAGTCTGGTATGGACTGCTGCTAAAACCATGGGTAAATTGGATAACACCCCGAATCACCTGAGCTACCCCGGTTCAAAGTTCGATAACGTGAAAGCAGAGATGAAGGATACTTCCAAGCGTGGGCATAAGGTCAAGGCCAAGTACTTCTAG